The following proteins are co-located in the Castanea sativa cultivar Marrone di Chiusa Pesio chromosome 8, ASM4071231v1 genome:
- the LOC142608132 gene encoding 18.5 kDa class I heat shock protein-like: MSLIPSFFGSHRSNILDPFSLEIWDPFKDFPFSSEPQFARETSTYVNARIDWKETPEAHVFKADLPGLNKDEVKVEVEDDRVLQISGERKMEKEEKKDTWHRVERSSGKFLRRFRLPENAKMDQIKASMENGVLTVTVPKVEVKKPDVKSIEISS; the protein is encoded by the coding sequence ATGTCGCTCATTCCAAGTTTCTTTGGTAGCCACCGAAGCAACATATTAGACCCATTCTCGCTCGAGATTTGGGACCCATTTAAGGATTTCCCATTCTCATCAGAACCTCAGTTTGCAAGAGAAACTTCTACTTATGTTAACGCCCGCATTGATTGGAAGGAGACCCCAGAAGCCCATGTGTTCAAAGCTGATCTTCCTGGGCTCAACAAAGACGAAGTGAAGGTTGAAGTTGAAGACGATAGAGTGCTCCAAATAAGCGGAGAGAGGAAAATggagaaggaagagaagaaagacaCGTGGCATAGAGTGGAGCGTAGCAGCGGAAAGTTCTTAAGGAGATTTAGGCTTCCTGAGAATGCTAAGATGGATCAGATTAAGGCTTCCATGGAGAATGGTGTTCTCACTGTGACGGTTCCTAAGGTGGAGGTCAAGAAGCCTGATGTCAAGTCCATTGAGATTTCTAGCTAA
- the LOC142606173 gene encoding uncharacterized protein LOC142606173, which translates to MAKCYILASMTNVLQKQCQGLVTAQDMMLHLKEMFGEQSRSARQTAMKNLMSTKMVEGTLVQEHFLKIISFINKLDMLGAEIDSETQVDAILASLLDSFNQFIMNYNMNKMVVTLSKLLNMLKAAEDLNKKEKPTIMLAEKSDSSLKLKPKGKNFKRKGSQSFNKAQGDKVNKDTEKKKAKGNYFHCGKPGH; encoded by the coding sequence ATGGCTAAATGCTACATATTGGCCTCTATGACCAATGTGTTGCAAAAACAATGCCAAGGCCTAGTTACAGCACAAGATATGATGCTGCACCTCAAAGAGATGTTTGGAGAACAAAGCAGAAGTGCACGGCAAACTGCTATGAAAAATCTCATGTCCACCAAAATGGTGGAAGGAACTCTAGTTCAGGAACATTTCCTAAAGATAATTTCTTTCATCAATAAACTAGATATGCTTGGTGCAGAAATTGATAGTGAGACCCAAGTTGATGCGATCCTAGCATCTTTACTTGATTCTTTTAATCAATTTATCATGAACTATAACATGAATAAGATGGTAGTGACATTGTCAAAGTTGCTCAATATGTTGAAAGCAGCTGAGGACCtcaacaagaaagaaaagccTACTATAATGTTGGCTGAAAAATCTGATTCATCTCTTAAGTTGAAGCCTAAGGGTAAGAACTTTAAGAGAAAAGGGTCTCAGTCATTCAATAAGGCTCAAGGTGACAAAGTGAATAAGGACactgagaaaaagaaagcaaaaggaaaTTATTTCCATTGCGGTAAGCCTGGTCATTGA
- the LOC142607884 gene encoding 17.3 kDa class I heat shock protein-like, protein MSLIPSFFNGRRSNIFNPFSQDIWDPFKDFPFPSSSSLYVPQFPTETSAFVNTRIDWKETPEAHVFKADLPGLKKEEVKVEVDDDRVVRISGERKIEKEDKNDTWHRVERSSGKFLRSFRLPENAKMDQIKAVMENGVLTVTVPKEEVKKPDVKAIEITG, encoded by the coding sequence ATGTCGCTGATTCCAAGCTTCTTCAATGGCCGACGGAGCAACATCTTTAATCCATTCTCGCAGGACATCTGGGACCCATTCAAGGATTTCCCAttcccttcatcttcatctCTGTATGTGCCTCAGTTTCCGACAGAGACCTCTGCTTTCGTCAATACCCGAATTGATTGGAAGGAAACCCCAGAAGCCCATGTGTTTAAGGCTGATCTTCCTGGGCTCAAAAAAGAGGAAGTGAAAGTCGAGGTTGATGATGACAGAGTGGTTCGGATTAGCGGagagaggaagatagagaaggaAGACAAGAATGACACGTGGCACCGTGTCGAGCGCAGCAGTGGCAAGTTCTTGAGGAGTTTTAGGCTGCCAGAGAATGCAAAGATGGATCAGATTAAGGCTGTGATGGAGAATGGTGTTCTCACTGTTACTGTTCCAAAAGAAGAGGTGAAGAAACCTGATGTCAAGGCTATTGAAATCACCGGTTGA